One Frankia alni ACN14a DNA window includes the following coding sequences:
- the cas3 gene encoding CRISPR-associated helicase Cas3', protein MDDALAVVWGKSKAPESMHLLLGHLLDTAAVAELVWDNFLSPAVQRFLDDCSRGRGRSLFALLCGLHDVGKATPAFQMKDAALADRVRAAGLDWGDLTVDQGRRWHHARAGAVIVKRRLREAGWRPSACAWAWPLIAGHHGLVPGADRLKPSTPNAQGRGVWAQAQTVFVDRVAAELGIDVVSLAEVRTPRRGSQLTLSGLIIMADWIASDEKHFQGQAELSEVSLECSRERAGKAWDRLGLRGGWRVERLASGVDGEPDLIRRRFGQSARAVQGSAVRLAEEMPTPGLMIIEAPMGEGKTEAAFGAAEVLARRFGADGVFVGMPTQATSDPMFGRVRTWSLSIDPEVPLGLLHGRARFNKEWAALRSQVTFTGIDDELDEYGLPDEFGVGAATTTGPRHTIDGVAAAEWFLGPKRGLLAPVTVGTIDQLLHAATRTKHVMLRHAGLAGRVVILDEVHAYDVYMAQFLFEALRWLADTGVPVILLSATLPPAQRAELVRAYLQGALQKRDIDVSALPAPRGYPRVTTAWAYEGAPDFGRATDPAWMTLPPIEVEVLAENADFSVDAVADRVIREVGGGGCALVVCNTVARAQDVYAAIRPEFGQDVVLLHARLVAGERAARTETVVDLLGPPGRGTARPGRLVVVATQVAEQSFDVDVDLLVSDLAPIDLLLQRAGRLFRHRRPDRGREPKVIVCGLRVDAEGLPRWPGGSRAVYGDHLLLRSAALVLEAAAGAGWSVPAQVPELVTAGYGDEPLGPDAWSQSATRYRQEWADREADRTVRAADFLLSGPDKLGVKTLEGLHERATAVLTTEERVAAVVRDGDESVEVVLVRGDPAGGYRSLAGRSLGRHGEAAISDDTLLEQVFADTVRLPANKALTAVAIKELAPLPGWQGDPWLRRARALVLDDDLSTTLGGHRLSYSHETGLSHERLGHPWTHGHR, encoded by the coding sequence ATGGATGACGCGTTGGCAGTGGTGTGGGGGAAGTCGAAGGCGCCGGAGTCGATGCACCTATTGCTCGGGCATCTGCTTGATACCGCGGCTGTTGCGGAGCTTGTCTGGGATAACTTTCTTTCGCCCGCCGTACAGCGTTTTCTTGATGACTGTAGCCGGGGTCGAGGGCGGTCGCTGTTCGCTCTTCTGTGTGGACTGCATGATGTGGGTAAGGCGACTCCGGCATTTCAGATGAAGGACGCGGCGCTGGCCGACCGGGTCCGGGCAGCCGGTTTGGACTGGGGGGATCTCACCGTCGATCAGGGTCGGCGATGGCATCACGCGCGAGCAGGTGCGGTCATCGTCAAACGTCGGCTGCGTGAAGCGGGATGGAGGCCGTCGGCATGTGCCTGGGCCTGGCCTTTGATCGCTGGTCATCACGGGCTGGTACCGGGTGCTGATCGGCTGAAGCCAAGTACTCCCAATGCGCAGGGACGAGGCGTGTGGGCGCAGGCTCAGACCGTGTTCGTCGACCGGGTTGCCGCCGAGCTCGGTATTGATGTCGTTTCGCTTGCCGAGGTGAGGACTCCTCGCCGTGGCAGCCAGCTTACCTTGTCGGGCCTGATCATTATGGCGGACTGGATCGCCAGCGATGAGAAGCATTTCCAGGGTCAGGCGGAACTCTCCGAGGTGTCGCTGGAGTGTTCGCGTGAGCGGGCCGGTAAGGCTTGGGATCGGCTCGGATTGCGAGGAGGGTGGCGCGTCGAGCGGCTGGCGTCCGGCGTCGACGGTGAGCCGGATCTGATCAGGCGCCGGTTTGGTCAGTCGGCGCGGGCGGTGCAGGGCAGTGCCGTGCGGCTGGCTGAGGAGATGCCGACCCCTGGCCTTATGATCATCGAGGCGCCGATGGGTGAGGGCAAGACCGAGGCGGCGTTCGGCGCAGCCGAAGTCCTGGCGCGCCGGTTCGGAGCCGATGGGGTGTTCGTGGGGATGCCGACCCAGGCGACCAGCGACCCGATGTTCGGCAGGGTGCGGACCTGGTCGCTTTCCATCGATCCGGAGGTTCCCCTCGGTCTGTTGCACGGGCGAGCGCGGTTCAACAAGGAATGGGCGGCGCTTCGATCGCAGGTCACCTTCACCGGGATCGATGACGAGCTCGACGAATATGGTCTGCCTGATGAGTTCGGCGTCGGCGCGGCGACCACGACGGGTCCACGCCATACGATCGATGGGGTGGCGGCGGCTGAATGGTTTCTCGGCCCGAAGCGGGGCCTGTTGGCGCCGGTGACGGTGGGCACCATAGACCAGCTTCTGCATGCGGCCACGCGGACCAAGCACGTGATGCTACGCCATGCCGGCCTGGCCGGGCGGGTGGTGATCCTCGACGAGGTGCATGCCTATGACGTGTACATGGCTCAGTTTCTCTTCGAGGCGCTGCGGTGGCTGGCGGACACCGGAGTTCCGGTGATTCTTCTGTCTGCCACGCTCCCACCTGCTCAGCGTGCTGAGCTTGTCCGGGCCTACCTCCAGGGGGCGCTACAGAAACGAGATATCGATGTCTCGGCGTTGCCAGCTCCCCGGGGATACCCCCGGGTGACCACCGCATGGGCGTACGAGGGCGCACCTGATTTCGGCAGGGCAACCGACCCGGCCTGGATGACTCTGCCGCCGATCGAGGTGGAGGTTCTCGCGGAGAACGCGGACTTCTCCGTCGACGCCGTCGCCGACCGGGTGATCCGCGAGGTGGGTGGTGGCGGGTGCGCGCTGGTCGTGTGTAACACGGTCGCCCGCGCCCAGGACGTCTATGCTGCGATACGCCCGGAGTTCGGCCAGGACGTCGTGCTGCTCCACGCTCGCCTCGTCGCAGGGGAACGCGCGGCCCGCACCGAAACTGTGGTGGACCTGCTTGGACCACCGGGCCGGGGCACGGCTCGCCCTGGCCGGCTCGTCGTGGTGGCGACCCAGGTAGCCGAACAATCGTTCGATGTCGACGTGGATCTCCTGGTCAGTGATCTGGCGCCGATCGACCTGCTGCTCCAGCGTGCCGGCCGACTCTTCCGGCACCGTCGCCCGGATCGAGGACGCGAGCCCAAGGTGATCGTCTGTGGGCTTCGTGTCGACGCTGAGGGCCTGCCGCGATGGCCGGGTGGAAGCCGCGCCGTCTATGGCGATCATCTGCTGTTGCGGTCGGCGGCTCTCGTCCTGGAGGCTGCGGCGGGAGCGGGCTGGTCCGTCCCGGCGCAGGTTCCCGAGCTGGTCACCGCGGGCTACGGTGACGAGCCACTCGGGCCGGACGCCTGGTCGCAGAGCGCCACCCGGTATAGGCAGGAATGGGCCGACCGCGAGGCGGACCGTACGGTCCGCGCCGCGGACTTCCTCCTGTCCGGTCCGGACAAGCTGGGCGTGAAGACCTTGGAGGGCCTGCACGAGCGGGCGACAGCCGTGCTTACCACGGAGGAGCGGGTCGCGGCCGTGGTCCGGGACGGCGACGAGTCCGTCGAAGTCGTCCTGGTCCGAGGCGATCCGGCCGGCGGCTACCGCTCGCTCGCCGGCCGCAGCCTCGGCAGGCACGGCGAGGCTGCCATCTCCGACGACACGCTATTGGAACAGGTGTTTGCAGACACGGTCCGTCTGCCTGCGAACAAGGCACTGACCGCCGTCGCGATCAAAGAGCTGGCCCCGCTACCCGGCTGGCAGGGCGACCCCTGGCTACGACGAGCCCGCGCCCTCGTTCTCGACGACGATCTGTCGACAACGCTGGGCGGCCACCGCCTGAGCTACAGCCACGAGACCGGCCTGTCACACGAGCGGCTCGGGCATCCATGGACCCATGGGCACAGGTAA
- the casA gene encoding type I-E CRISPR-associated protein Cse1/CasA, protein MGRFDLVEQPWIPVMAEGERVEVGIRRALVEAHLFDGFAVDDPLEVVAVLRQVLLPVLIDACGAPRDREEWSSWWEDGEFCDERLKQLGKYFKHHAVDCFDLFHPERPFAQVAGLRTAKGETKPVSLLIPRLAAGNNVPLFSARAESDPPALTPARAARALLSVHCWDTAAIKSGAVDDPAVKAGKTTGNPTGPVGQLGVIVPFGATLFHTLLLNLPILPQGVNPGDRPQWRAEAAAGPGWSSRGARGLLDLLTWQARRVRLVAELEDAAPGGVVVRQVVLAAGDRLRGSAHEVEPHTAWRQVDKPKSDEPPQRPVRHQPGRSAWRGLEALLATSSPTSDRVSSSALLTQLAALRLDEYVAEDLPLRVLTVGVRYGNQSAVIEDVMSDEIPLPVTALTENTEVRDVVLTVARQAEDLRIAANRLGDDLRAAVGADKLPWDRGQRLGDVLVHLLTPTVRRLLAGLALHPGDADGAEQAWRIVARRLAWEVADPVLSAAEPATFLGREPEQRFGPRLANAEASFRRSLNNILGRPVTTQGRPNGEAAA, encoded by the coding sequence ATGGGCCGGTTCGATCTGGTGGAGCAGCCGTGGATACCGGTGATGGCTGAGGGAGAGCGCGTCGAGGTCGGGATTCGCCGGGCGCTCGTCGAGGCGCACCTGTTCGATGGTTTCGCGGTGGACGATCCCCTTGAGGTTGTGGCCGTACTGCGTCAGGTGCTCCTGCCAGTGCTGATCGATGCCTGTGGAGCGCCGAGGGACCGGGAGGAGTGGTCGTCGTGGTGGGAAGACGGCGAGTTCTGCGATGAGCGGCTTAAGCAGCTTGGTAAGTACTTCAAGCACCACGCTGTAGATTGTTTCGACTTGTTCCATCCCGAGCGGCCGTTTGCGCAGGTGGCGGGGCTGCGGACCGCGAAGGGTGAGACGAAGCCGGTATCGCTGCTGATTCCTCGGCTCGCGGCTGGGAACAACGTGCCACTGTTCAGCGCCCGGGCGGAGAGCGATCCGCCTGCTCTGACCCCGGCGCGGGCGGCGCGGGCCCTGCTGTCGGTGCACTGCTGGGACACTGCGGCCATCAAGTCGGGTGCGGTCGACGACCCGGCGGTGAAAGCGGGTAAGACCACCGGGAACCCCACCGGGCCGGTCGGCCAGCTGGGCGTGATCGTTCCGTTCGGCGCTACCCTCTTTCACACGCTGTTGCTGAACCTGCCGATCCTGCCGCAGGGCGTGAACCCAGGTGATCGGCCGCAGTGGCGGGCGGAGGCGGCTGCTGGGCCTGGCTGGAGTTCCCGTGGCGCGCGCGGCCTGCTCGATCTGCTGACCTGGCAGGCGCGGCGGGTGCGGCTGGTTGCCGAGCTGGAGGATGCGGCTCCCGGTGGGGTGGTGGTGCGGCAGGTGGTGCTGGCCGCGGGTGATCGGCTGAGGGGGTCGGCGCATGAGGTGGAGCCGCACACGGCTTGGCGGCAGGTCGACAAGCCGAAGTCGGACGAACCTCCGCAGCGGCCGGTGCGCCACCAGCCGGGCCGGTCCGCCTGGCGGGGTCTGGAGGCGCTGCTGGCCACGTCGTCGCCGACGAGCGACCGCGTCTCCTCGTCGGCGCTGCTGACGCAACTCGCTGCGCTGCGGCTGGACGAGTACGTAGCCGAGGATCTGCCGCTGCGCGTGCTCACTGTCGGGGTTCGTTACGGCAACCAGTCCGCGGTCATCGAGGACGTGATGAGCGACGAGATCCCGCTGCCGGTCACGGCGTTGACGGAGAATACCGAGGTCCGTGACGTCGTGTTGACGGTGGCCCGGCAGGCGGAGGATCTGCGGATCGCGGCGAACCGGCTGGGCGACGATCTACGGGCCGCGGTGGGCGCGGACAAGCTGCCCTGGGACCGGGGCCAGCGGCTCGGGGATGTACTTGTCCACCTGCTCACCCCGACGGTCCGCCGGCTGCTGGCCGGGTTGGCGCTGCATCCCGGAGACGCCGACGGTGCCGAGCAGGCATGGCGGATCGTTGCCCGCAGGCTGGCCTGGGAGGTCGCCGATCCAGTCCTGTCCGCGGCCGAGCCCGCCACCTTCCTCGGCCGGGAACCCGAGCAGCGCTTCGGCCCTCGCCTGGCGAATGCCGAGGCATCGTTCCGCCGCTCCCTGAACAACATCCTCGGCCGGCCGGTGACCACTCAGGGCCGGCCGAACGGCGAAGCGGCGGCCTGA
- the casB gene encoding type I-E CRISPR-associated protein Cse2/CasB yields MTTETDTTTTAARSADTNREKRPFFWEREHRADLPDGADLAALRRGVGREPGSVPQMWRYYTTLQADGHLTTRLRAEHAALTLFAIHQQSLPRSAHELGSGLGTAVKELRASGKFSPDAVDRRFGTAATATSLSEASYHLRGLVRQLRQIQRPLDYTALFWDLVTWQNPARLGQVRRRWAAQYFLNRDSEGAASASASRR; encoded by the coding sequence ATGACCACGGAAACGGACACCACAACTACAGCGGCGCGATCCGCCGACACGAATCGGGAAAAGCGGCCCTTCTTTTGGGAGCGTGAACATCGGGCGGACCTGCCCGATGGCGCGGATCTGGCCGCGTTGCGGCGCGGTGTCGGCCGCGAGCCGGGCAGCGTTCCGCAGATGTGGCGGTACTACACCACCCTGCAGGCCGACGGCCATCTCACCACGCGGCTGCGTGCGGAGCATGCCGCCCTCACGTTGTTCGCCATCCATCAGCAGTCGCTGCCACGTTCCGCCCATGAGCTGGGAAGCGGTCTGGGGACGGCGGTGAAGGAGCTTCGTGCGAGCGGGAAGTTCAGCCCGGATGCTGTCGACCGCCGGTTCGGGACCGCCGCGACCGCAACCTCGTTGAGTGAGGCGAGCTATCACCTGCGCGGGCTTGTCCGTCAGCTTCGGCAGATCCAGCGGCCACTCGACTACACCGCCCTGTTCTGGGACCTCGTCACCTGGCAGAACCCGGCCCGCCTCGGCCAGGTCCGCCGGCGTTGGGCGGCTCAGTACTTCCTGAACCGCGACAGTGAGGGCGCGGCCTCCGCGTCCGCATCTCGACGGTGA
- the cas7e gene encoding type I-E CRISPR-associated protein Cas7/Cse4/CasC, translated as MRCYIDVHILQTVPPSNINRDDAGTPKQAVYGGVKRARVSSQAWKRATRTAFADQIDQAQLGSRTKKISALLAERLTARGKLDPEASTRVATSLLADLGIKPGKKAAETAYLLFFGRPQLERLIDRIEPDLPRLIGLDDTELTAALKNVSVKEVLGAGHPIDVALFGRMVADLPALNVDAATQVAHALSTHAAEVEFDYYTAVDDENPKEDTGAGMIGTVEFQSATLYRFATVGLHQLVENLGGDTEAAVEALRVFLTAFTTSMPTGHENSFAHRTTPNLLTVAVRGDQPVNLVSAFEQPVRAQQKGVLDGSIDQFAKELTTAADLWGLRPELIASTYRTPGDAERGKVLTSALGPSAPLTKVIETVADAARARLASAAR; from the coding sequence ATGCGCTGCTATATTGACGTTCATATCCTCCAGACCGTCCCCCCGTCGAATATCAATCGGGATGACGCGGGCACGCCGAAACAGGCCGTCTACGGTGGGGTGAAGCGGGCCCGGGTGTCGTCGCAGGCGTGGAAGCGGGCCACCCGCACCGCCTTCGCCGACCAGATCGACCAGGCGCAACTGGGATCCCGCACGAAGAAGATTTCGGCGTTGCTGGCCGAGCGGCTCACCGCCCGCGGGAAGCTCGACCCCGAGGCCAGCACTCGGGTCGCGACGAGCCTGCTCGCGGACCTGGGAATCAAGCCGGGGAAGAAGGCGGCGGAAACCGCCTACCTGCTGTTCTTTGGTCGACCGCAGCTCGAGCGGCTCATCGACCGGATCGAGCCGGACCTGCCGCGTCTGATCGGCCTGGACGACACGGAACTCACCGCGGCCCTCAAGAACGTGTCCGTGAAGGAGGTGTTGGGCGCGGGTCATCCGATCGACGTCGCGCTGTTCGGGCGGATGGTGGCCGACTTGCCGGCGCTGAACGTCGACGCGGCCACTCAGGTCGCGCACGCTCTGTCGACCCATGCGGCGGAGGTCGAGTTCGACTACTACACCGCGGTGGATGACGAGAACCCGAAGGAGGACACCGGCGCGGGAATGATCGGAACGGTCGAGTTCCAGTCGGCGACCCTGTACCGGTTCGCGACCGTCGGTCTGCACCAGCTTGTCGAGAACCTCGGCGGGGACACGGAGGCTGCGGTCGAGGCGCTGCGAGTCTTCCTCACCGCGTTCACCACCTCGATGCCGACCGGGCACGAGAACTCCTTCGCGCACCGGACCACCCCGAACCTGCTGACCGTCGCCGTGCGCGGTGATCAGCCGGTGAATCTGGTCTCGGCGTTCGAGCAGCCCGTCCGCGCCCAGCAGAAGGGCGTGCTTGATGGATCGATCGACCAGTTCGCCAAGGAGCTGACCACCGCGGCAGATCTGTGGGGCCTGCGCCCCGAGCTGATCGCTTCCACGTACCGCACGCCGGGCGATGCCGAACGGGGCAAGGTCCTCACCTCGGCGCTGGGCCCGTCGGCGCCCCTGACCAAGGTCATTGAGACGGTTGCGGACGCGGCCCGGGCCCGGCTGGCGAGCGCGGCCCGATGA
- the cas5e gene encoding type I-E CRISPR-associated protein Cas5/CasD, with amino-acid sequence MTGADSRCLVLRLAGPVQSWGGGSMFNRRETLTEPTKSGLIGLLAAAEGRRRADPIEDLLALTFGVRTDQPGTLLRDYHTVSDYRGRPLPSAAVTAKGLQKLTSPAKYTHVTERFYLQDAVFVVAVAAPEPVLTTLVDAIRAPAFPLALGRRSCPPTQPLLLTPDDESGRPLWPGDVVDVLTAVPWAAGAAQIDRLAALRRQPRTVDLPVTVDDPHGEDVRMDLPTTFDPRTRAFSSRRVHQTWVHLPPPYDLVDLDDDAGGTGSSHDPFALLGW; translated from the coding sequence ATGACCGGCGCCGACTCTCGCTGCCTGGTGCTCCGGCTGGCGGGGCCGGTGCAGTCATGGGGCGGCGGCAGCATGTTCAACCGCCGGGAGACGCTGACCGAGCCGACCAAGAGCGGCCTGATCGGCCTGCTCGCTGCAGCCGAGGGCCGCCGCCGTGCCGATCCGATCGAGGACCTGCTCGCCCTCACCTTCGGGGTGCGCACTGACCAGCCCGGCACCCTGCTACGCGACTACCACACCGTGAGTGACTATCGGGGCCGTCCACTACCGTCTGCGGCGGTCACCGCCAAGGGGCTGCAGAAGCTCACATCCCCGGCGAAGTACACCCACGTCACGGAACGCTTCTACCTCCAGGACGCCGTGTTCGTGGTCGCGGTCGCCGCACCCGAGCCGGTGCTGACCACGCTTGTCGACGCGATCCGCGCCCCGGCGTTCCCCCTCGCGCTCGGCCGCCGTTCCTGCCCGCCCACCCAACCACTGCTGCTCACCCCAGACGACGAATCCGGCCGGCCGCTGTGGCCGGGAGACGTGGTGGACGTTCTGACCGCGGTGCCTTGGGCCGCGGGCGCCGCCCAGATCGACCGCCTCGCCGCGCTGCGCCGCCAGCCGCGCACCGTCGACCTGCCGGTCACCGTCGACGACCCGCACGGGGAGGACGTCCGGATGGATCTGCCCACCACCTTCGATCCCCGCACCCGCGCGTTCAGCAGCCGCCGCGTCCATCAGACCTGGGTGCACCTGCCGCCCCCGTACGATCTTGTTGACCTCGACGACGACGCCGGCGGCACCGGATCTTCCCATGATCCGTTCGCTTTGCTGGGATGGTGA
- the cas6e gene encoding type I-E CRISPR-associated protein Cas6/Cse3/CasE, with protein MTYLSRVWLNPLRTGAQSLLRNPERMHAAVLGGLTRQPVTERVLWRLETGRPHRAEVLILTESRPSWEHLIEQAGWPNAEDPQALVRDYQPLLDRIQAGREFAFRLRANPVAATRQPTSPSVAQKERLAGPRPRGVRVAHRTAGQQLAWFTDRVDRWGFTPLTTETGPAVQLNARERLTFRKRPPDGGNGGKNKGHQVVLSTATFDGALRVVDPDLARRALLSGVGAAKAYGCGLLTLAPLAPVTTPPSEGG; from the coding sequence ATGACCTACCTGTCCCGCGTCTGGCTCAACCCGCTGCGCACCGGCGCACAGTCCCTGCTGCGCAACCCCGAGCGGATGCACGCCGCTGTCCTCGGTGGCCTGACCCGCCAACCTGTCACGGAACGGGTGCTGTGGCGGCTGGAAACAGGCCGGCCGCATCGTGCGGAGGTCCTGATCCTCACCGAGTCGCGTCCGTCCTGGGAGCATCTGATCGAACAGGCCGGCTGGCCGAACGCCGAGGATCCCCAGGCCCTCGTCCGCGACTACCAGCCGTTGCTGGACCGCATCCAGGCTGGCCGCGAGTTCGCCTTCCGGCTTCGCGCCAACCCCGTCGCCGCGACCCGCCAGCCCACCAGCCCCTCCGTCGCCCAGAAGGAACGGCTCGCCGGGCCCCGCCCCCGCGGCGTCCGCGTCGCGCACCGCACCGCCGGCCAGCAACTCGCCTGGTTCACCGACCGCGTCGACCGCTGGGGCTTCACCCCTCTCACCACCGAAACGGGCCCCGCCGTCCAGCTCAACGCCCGCGAACGGCTCACCTTCCGCAAAAGACCCCCCGACGGCGGGAACGGCGGGAAGAACAAAGGCCACCAGGTCGTCCTCAGCACCGCGACCTTCGACGGTGCGCTGCGCGTCGTCGACCCCGACCTGGCCCGTCGCGCCCTCCTGAGCGGTGTCGGCGCGGCCAAGGCCTACGGCTGCGGCCTGCTCACCCTCGCCCCGCTCGCGCCTGTCACCACGCCGCCCTCGGAGGGTGGCTGA
- the cas1e gene encoding type I-E CRISPR-associated endonuclease Cas1e: MWWSSDPLDLHRIEDRVSSLYVEKCHIDRDDNAVVLINRERTVRVPAAFVATLLIGPGTRVTHAAVRLLADSGTAVCWVGDRGVRMYAGGLGPSRGSGLLMRQAYLVTRTQHRLAVARRMYGMRFPDDDVSTATMQQLRGREGARIKKVYRAHAERTGVSWNRRVYTHGDPFADGDDINRLLSAGHSCLYGICHAAIIGIGASPALGFVHTGSAISFVLDIADLYKAEYTIPLAFDLAAAGTVEERDIRTAFRDKVADGHLMGRIVRDLKDLLLDGEQAETGDQDALHLWDELDGQVPGGVNWAADYANGWDDAISLGIVGPDVDGQTDP, translated from the coding sequence ATGTGGTGGTCATCGGATCCCCTCGACCTCCACCGCATCGAGGACCGGGTCTCCAGCCTGTACGTCGAGAAATGCCACATCGACCGGGACGACAACGCCGTCGTTCTGATCAACCGTGAACGCACCGTACGCGTCCCCGCAGCCTTCGTCGCCACCCTGCTCATCGGCCCTGGTACCCGGGTCACCCACGCCGCCGTCCGCCTGCTCGCCGACTCCGGCACGGCCGTGTGCTGGGTCGGCGACCGCGGCGTGCGGATGTACGCGGGAGGCCTCGGCCCCAGCCGCGGCTCCGGACTGCTCATGCGGCAGGCCTACCTCGTCACCCGCACCCAGCACCGACTAGCCGTCGCTCGCCGCATGTACGGCATGCGCTTCCCCGACGACGACGTCAGCACCGCCACCATGCAGCAGCTCCGCGGCCGGGAGGGCGCCCGAATCAAGAAGGTCTACCGGGCTCACGCAGAACGGACCGGCGTCTCCTGGAACCGCCGGGTCTACACCCACGGCGACCCCTTCGCCGACGGCGACGACATCAACCGCCTGCTCTCCGCGGGGCACAGCTGCCTCTACGGCATCTGCCACGCAGCCATCATCGGCATCGGCGCCAGCCCGGCACTCGGTTTCGTTCACACCGGGTCCGCGATCTCCTTTGTTCTGGACATCGCGGACCTCTACAAGGCGGAATACACCATTCCGCTCGCCTTCGATCTGGCCGCGGCCGGAACCGTCGAGGAACGCGACATCCGCACCGCCTTCCGCGACAAGGTCGCCGACGGTCATCTCATGGGACGGATCGTCCGCGACCTCAAGGACCTGCTTCTCGACGGCGAACAGGCCGAGACCGGTGATCAGGACGCCCTGCACCTGTGGGACGAACTCGACGGCCAGGTCCCCGGAGGCGTCAACTGGGCCGCCGACTACGCCAACGGATGGGACGACGCCATCAGCCTCGGCATCGTCGGACCCGACGTCGACGGCCAGACCGACCCCTGA
- the cas2e gene encoding type I-E CRISPR-associated endoribonuclease Cas2e: MTVVVLIAASEGLRGHLTRWMIEIAAGVFVGNPSARVRDRVWTLLAQRIGEGQAVMIEPADNEQGWAVRTAGRDRGYPIDYDGLILFARPHR; this comes from the coding sequence ATGACCGTCGTCGTGCTTATTGCGGCCTCCGAAGGGCTCCGCGGCCATCTCACCCGCTGGATGATCGAGATCGCCGCCGGGGTGTTCGTCGGCAACCCCAGCGCCCGCGTCCGAGACCGCGTGTGGACCCTCCTGGCCCAACGCATCGGCGAGGGCCAAGCCGTCATGATCGAACCGGCCGACAACGAACAGGGTTGGGCCGTCCGCACCGCCGGCCGCGACCGCGGCTACCCCATCGACTACGACGGACTAATCCTTTTCGCCCGCCCTCACCGATAA
- a CDS encoding ISL3 family transposase produces the protein MDRSGDRLRLRARVRGAAGGCPGCGVVSERVHGRYRRRLVDAAIAGAQVEIDLLVRRFRCLTADCGRVTFTEQVVGLTSPRARFTPLADRMIEAIGLALAGRAGARLADRMGLPAGRNTLLRRVRALSDPQIGVVTVLGVDDFALRRGRVYGTVLIDLDRHRPVDLLPDREAGTFAGWLGEHPGTQVICRDRAGAYADGARTGAPDAVQVADRFHLWSNLAGYVETTVARHRSCLAQPPATEGEIADEPQADLDSAVAAARDAQFEQRAFVRHARERYTAIQELKAAGVGIKPIAARLGLARGTVRKYYRATSVEDVLAKTRDGRGSILRPWELYLTERVNAGITNGSQLFREIRGQGYSGSKAVVLAYLRPLRASGANAAPAARPAPKVRTVTRWILTHPEHLNEQETLALKTILTRCQDLQKTAGHVTAFAQMLTGRHGDRLNDWIAAVDADDLPELHRFTRGLLRDHDAVLNGLTLPHSSGQVEGAVNRIKMIERQMYGRANFDLLRKRVLLAT, from the coding sequence GTGGACCGGTCTGGTGATCGGCTGCGGTTGCGGGCTCGTGTTCGAGGAGCTGCTGGTGGGTGCCCTGGGTGTGGGGTGGTCTCGGAGCGGGTCCACGGGCGGTATCGCCGCCGGCTGGTCGATGCAGCGATCGCGGGTGCTCAGGTGGAGATCGATCTGCTGGTTCGACGGTTCCGCTGCCTGACAGCGGACTGTGGGCGGGTGACGTTCACGGAGCAGGTCGTGGGTCTGACGAGTCCGCGTGCCCGGTTCACCCCGCTCGCCGACCGGATGATCGAGGCGATCGGGTTGGCGTTGGCGGGCAGAGCCGGAGCGCGCCTCGCCGACAGGATGGGGCTTCCCGCTGGTCGCAACACGCTGCTACGCCGAGTCCGGGCCCTGTCCGACCCGCAGATCGGGGTGGTGACGGTCCTCGGGGTGGATGACTTCGCGCTGCGCCGGGGTCGGGTCTACGGAACGGTCCTGATCGATCTCGACCGCCACCGGCCGGTGGACCTGCTCCCCGACCGGGAAGCCGGAACGTTCGCCGGCTGGCTGGGCGAGCATCCCGGCACACAGGTGATCTGCCGGGACCGCGCCGGTGCCTACGCCGACGGCGCTCGCACCGGCGCCCCGGACGCGGTGCAGGTAGCGGACCGCTTCCACCTGTGGAGCAACCTCGCCGGATACGTCGAGACGACGGTCGCCCGGCACCGTTCCTGCCTGGCACAACCACCGGCCACCGAAGGTGAGATCGCGGACGAACCGCAGGCGGACCTGGACAGCGCGGTGGCCGCGGCACGGGACGCGCAGTTCGAGCAGCGGGCGTTCGTGCGGCACGCCCGCGAGCGGTACACGGCCATCCAGGAACTGAAAGCCGCGGGCGTGGGCATCAAACCGATCGCCGCCCGACTCGGCCTGGCCCGCGGAACGGTCCGCAAGTACTACCGCGCGACCAGCGTCGAGGACGTCCTGGCCAAGACCCGCGACGGCCGTGGTTCGATCCTGCGGCCTTGGGAGCTCTACCTCACCGAGCGGGTCAACGCCGGGATCACCAACGGCAGCCAGCTGTTCAGGGAGATCCGCGGCCAGGGCTATTCGGGGAGCAAGGCCGTGGTCCTGGCCTACCTGCGCCCGCTGCGTGCCAGCGGCGCCAACGCCGCGCCCGCGGCACGACCGGCACCGAAGGTCCGCACCGTCACCCGGTGGATCCTCACCCACCCCGAGCACCTCAATGAGCAGGAGACCCTGGCGCTGAAGACGATCCTCACCCGCTGCCAGGACCTCCAGAAAACCGCCGGTCATGTCACCGCGTTCGCGCAGATGCTCACCGGTCGTCACGGCGACCGGCTCAACGACTGGATCGCCGCCGTCGACGCCGACGACCTGCCCGAACTGCACCGCTTCACCCGCGGCCTCCTGCGTGACCACGACGCGGTCCTCAACGGGCTGACCCTGCCGCACAGCTCCGGACAGGTCGAGGGAGCCGTGAACCGCATCAAAATGATCGAACGGCAGATGTACGGCAGGGCGAACTTCGACCTGCTCCGCAAACGAGTGCTCCTCGCGACCTGA